From the genome of Yersinia enterocolitica, one region includes:
- a CDS encoding sugar ABC transporter ATP-binding protein: MAMTLLPGEVHCLAGQNGCGKSTLIKIISGVYQPDADATITIDGKTYSSLTPIESVRLGIQVIYQDLSLFPNLTVAENIAMNHYHHHLWVDKRQMRATAEQVISSIDAHLNLDELVENLPIAQKQLVAICRALAQDARLIVMDEPTASLTRQEVNGLLRVVHELKSRNICVVFVSHRLSEVLEISDRITVLKDGDWVGTYPATEVDNQRLAWLMTGMKFDFQVLPPYSAAHPPVLAVEELCRSNEYHNISLTLHPGEIVSLVGLLGSGRTELCLSLFGLTSPESGTIRINDKPMYFSSNRDAIAAGVGYVSEDRMSTGLIMEQSIRDNISATVLHRLKNVFHLMRSERVDTLVEDMVKHLSIKIGNSDLPVNTLSGGNAQRIAIAKWLATDPQILILDSPTVGVDIANKAGIYNIINALAARGIAVLMVCDEIDEAYFNSHRILVMRAGRLVQEFLPGNSSEAAIAEVVNG; encoded by the coding sequence GTGGCTATGACCCTGTTACCCGGTGAAGTACATTGTCTTGCAGGGCAAAACGGGTGTGGCAAATCGACCCTCATCAAGATTATTTCCGGTGTCTATCAGCCCGATGCTGATGCCACGATTACCATTGATGGCAAAACTTACTCAAGCCTGACCCCGATTGAATCCGTTCGCTTAGGGATTCAGGTAATTTATCAGGATTTGTCGTTATTCCCGAACCTGACTGTGGCTGAGAATATCGCCATGAACCATTATCACCATCACCTGTGGGTGGACAAACGCCAGATGCGCGCCACGGCTGAGCAGGTGATCAGCAGCATTGATGCGCATCTCAATCTGGATGAACTGGTTGAGAATTTGCCCATCGCCCAGAAGCAACTGGTGGCTATTTGCCGTGCCTTGGCACAGGATGCCCGGTTGATTGTGATGGATGAGCCTACCGCCTCCCTCACCCGACAAGAAGTTAATGGCTTGCTGCGGGTGGTACATGAACTGAAATCACGCAATATCTGCGTAGTCTTTGTCAGCCACCGATTAAGTGAAGTGTTGGAGATTTCAGACCGCATCACGGTGCTAAAGGATGGTGATTGGGTTGGCACTTACCCGGCCACCGAAGTGGACAACCAGCGACTGGCGTGGCTGATGACCGGCATGAAATTTGATTTTCAGGTGCTACCGCCCTACAGTGCCGCCCACCCGCCGGTGCTGGCCGTGGAGGAGCTTTGCCGTAGTAATGAATATCACAACATCTCATTGACGCTGCATCCGGGGGAAATTGTCTCGTTGGTGGGCCTGCTCGGTTCTGGCCGCACTGAACTGTGTCTTAGTTTATTCGGTTTGACCTCGCCGGAGTCAGGCACCATCCGAATTAACGATAAACCGATGTATTTCAGCAGTAACCGTGATGCTATTGCGGCGGGGGTCGGTTATGTGTCAGAAGACCGAATGAGCACCGGGCTGATTATGGAACAATCCATTCGTGACAATATCAGTGCCACTGTTCTGCATCGCCTGAAAAACGTGTTCCATCTGATGCGTAGTGAGCGGGTCGATACGCTGGTCGAGGATATGGTGAAACACCTGTCGATCAAAATCGGCAACAGCGACCTTCCAGTCAATACGCTGTCTGGCGGCAATGCGCAGCGCATTGCTATCGCTAAATGGCTGGCAACCGATCCGCAAATTTTGATCCTTGACTCCCCCACCGTAGGTGTGGATATCGCTAACAAAGCCGGTATCTATAATATTATCAATGCATTGGCAGCTCGCGGTATCGCAGTGTTAATGGTCTGCGATGAAATTGATGAAGCTTATTTCAATAGCCACCGTATTTTAGTGATGCGGGCCGGGCGACTGGTACAAGAGTTTTTACCGGGTAACAGTAGCGAAGCAGCCATTGCGGAGGTAGTAAATGGCTAA
- a CDS encoding ABC transporter permease, with amino-acid sequence MANPHAVNKSAVGKTGLFNKEQLKRHEVMLAFTILLISTYLAFTSPDFLTLANIYDLINNYAMLTILACGLFIVLISGGIDISFPAMTIISQYVMVTLIVKFGGNFPVAFALAGGIGLLLGLVNALLVNRLRVPSIIITISTLNIFYGLLLYLSRGVWLYSYPEWFEHGPMLFAFTAADGYDYGLSLPILTLLITIIVTALLMTRTSIGRQIYALGGNQEAASRMGFSILKLQLFVYGYMGFLSGIAGVVQSYTVLTVAPDSLLGYELTVLAAVVLGGTSIVGGRGTLTGTLLGVILLAILQNGLNLLSISSYWHTVVIGLVIVISISVTAWGQRHKVGI; translated from the coding sequence ATGGCTAACCCCCATGCAGTTAATAAATCTGCGGTAGGTAAAACAGGTTTATTCAATAAAGAACAACTAAAACGCCATGAAGTGATGCTGGCATTCACTATTTTGCTTATTTCGACTTATCTTGCGTTCACCAGCCCGGATTTTCTGACCCTTGCCAATATTTATGATCTGATAAATAACTATGCCATGTTAACCATTTTGGCCTGTGGCTTATTTATCGTATTGATTTCTGGCGGTATTGATATTTCATTCCCGGCGATGACCATTATTTCGCAATATGTCATGGTGACATTAATTGTGAAGTTTGGTGGCAACTTCCCGGTAGCTTTTGCGCTGGCTGGTGGTATCGGCCTACTTTTGGGCTTGGTTAATGCCCTGCTGGTTAACCGCTTACGCGTACCGTCGATCATTATCACCATTTCCACACTGAATATTTTCTATGGCTTACTGTTGTATCTCAGCCGTGGTGTTTGGCTGTATAGCTACCCTGAATGGTTTGAACACGGGCCAATGCTGTTCGCCTTTACCGCTGCCGATGGTTATGACTACGGCCTGTCGCTCCCTATTCTAACGCTGCTAATTACCATTATTGTTACCGCTCTACTGATGACCCGCACCAGTATTGGCAGGCAAATCTATGCCTTAGGGGGCAATCAGGAAGCGGCGTCACGCATGGGGTTCAGTATTCTCAAACTGCAACTGTTCGTGTATGGCTATATGGGCTTTTTGTCCGGCATCGCCGGCGTAGTACAGTCTTATACCGTATTAACCGTAGCGCCTGATTCATTACTGGGCTATGAGCTTACAGTGCTGGCAGCCGTGGTGCTCGGCGGTACCAGTATTGTGGGTGGTCGTGGAACACTTACCGGTACCTTGCTGGGGGTGATTTTGCTGGCAATATTACAAAATGGTTTGAATTTACTGAGCATTTCGTCGTACTGGCATACCGTGGTTATCGGGCTGGTAATTGTCATCAGTATCAGTGTGACGGCCTGGGGCCAACGCCATAAGGTAGGGATATAA